In Halalkalicoccus sp. CG83, a single genomic region encodes these proteins:
- a CDS encoding DUF6884 domain-containing protein: MCLRRIANSEFAVGDVSGVWKERKGVQSERFRKRSSHSNINTTLVIHAGKAYYEPLLPLFENNPVSIEIPTEGLYLSETLAWYNDHS; encoded by the coding sequence ATATGTTTAAGAAGGATTGCTAACTCTGAGTTCGCTGTAGGAGACGTTTCTGGGGTCTGGAAAGAGAGAAAAGGGGTTCAATCGGAGCGATTTCGTAAGCGAAGCTCTCATTCGAATATCAATACAACCCTCGTGATTCACGCTGGGAAAGCCTACTACGAACCCTTACTCCCGTTGTTCGAGAATAACCCAGTCTCGATCGAAATCCCGACGGAAGGTCTCTATCTTAGCGAGACACTCGCCTGGTATAACGACCACTCATGA
- a CDS encoding trypsin-like serine peptidase: MSLAEVTLSPGDEISLVRDDRLDDVFHVKSTVGPSGMPRRRRRDIEGIQLDANRVRNHRKVREIEGMLPEGSPVTFRPKEAERTRVQDHLDAYSDEGEPLKDPETGEQLDRGGTIFGTDDRYLFNDRAFPWRTTGLIRTAGGRCSGTTIGPRLVLTASHCVNWNDDGGAGWITFTPGAFDGDAPWGEIAATQVIYWIQAPGTLSDQQTAFDYVVLVMEEDIGELIGYPGYRTYDDEWNDGSYWQYTGYPGELAGGMRPAFQGDCVISSAQGQNMGGNDALVLGHFNEFTPGQSGGAVWGWWDGEPWPRIIGVGSTIGSTAVQSPTGSTTGDNEFGGGPALSTLISWARDNFPA; this comes from the coding sequence GTGTCGCTCGCGGAAGTCACCTTGTCCCCCGGCGACGAGATCTCGCTGGTGCGCGACGACCGCCTCGACGATGTCTTCCATGTCAAGTCCACGGTCGGACCCAGCGGCATGCCGCGCCGCCGACGACGCGACATCGAGGGGATCCAACTCGACGCCAACCGCGTTCGCAACCATCGTAAGGTGCGCGAAATCGAGGGTATGCTTCCCGAAGGTAGCCCCGTCACCTTCAGGCCGAAGGAAGCCGAGCGGACCCGGGTTCAGGACCATCTCGATGCATACAGCGACGAGGGCGAGCCTCTCAAAGACCCCGAAACCGGCGAACAACTTGACAGGGGCGGCACCATCTTCGGTACCGACGATCGCTACCTCTTCAACGACCGCGCTTTCCCGTGGCGCACGACGGGGCTCATTCGTACCGCTGGCGGGCGCTGCTCGGGTACCACGATTGGTCCACGCCTCGTCCTCACAGCCAGCCATTGCGTCAACTGGAACGATGACGGTGGTGCCGGATGGATCACCTTCACGCCGGGCGCCTTCGACGGCGATGCACCCTGGGGAGAAATCGCTGCCACCCAGGTCATCTACTGGATTCAGGCGCCTGGTACGCTAAGCGACCAGCAGACCGCGTTCGATTACGTCGTTCTCGTCATGGAGGAGGATATCGGTGAGCTCATCGGCTATCCTGGTTACCGCACCTACGACGACGAGTGGAATGACGGCAGCTACTGGCAGTACACTGGCTATCCAGGCGAACTCGCCGGCGGAATGCGGCCCGCCTTCCAGGGCGACTGTGTCATCTCTTCAGCCCAGGGGCAGAATATGGGCGGCAATGATGCACTAGTACTCGGCCACTTCAACGAGTTCACGCCGGGCCAGTCTGGCGGTGCTGTCTGGGGTTGGTGGGATGGCGAACCCTGGCCGCGCATTATCGGCGTCGGCAGTACGATCGGCAGCACCGCCGTGCAGAGTCCTACCGGTAGTACCACCGGTGACAACGAGTTTGGCGGCGGCCCCGCGCTCAGCACGCTGATCTCCTGGGCACGCGACAACTTCCCCGCATGA
- a CDS encoding DUF3303 family protein has translation MLFLTHWKLNEGLSPQQTNEIATQLMEDGMFPPEDVEVIRWDGTPDGWGIVVWEADSVQAINKGLNMWRAAADETAFFERTKTAPAAPVEETVPEQAAMLEQFD, from the coding sequence ATGCTATTCCTGACGCACTGGAAGCTCAACGAGGGGCTTTCCCCTCAGCAAACCAACGAGATAGCAACGCAACTGATGGAAGACGGGATGTTTCCACCCGAGGATGTCGAAGTCATCCGCTGGGATGGCACGCCTGATGGATGGGGCATCGTGGTCTGGGAGGCCGATAGCGTCCAAGCTATCAACAAAGGCCTCAATATGTGGCGGGCAGCCGCCGACGAGACCGCGTTCTTCGAACGGACAAAGACGGCACCGGCAGCCCCGGTCGAAGAAACAGTTCCAGAGCAAGCAGCGATGCTTGAACAGTTCGACTGA